Below is a genomic region from Algoriphagus halophilus.
GGTCAGTTATTGGTTAAAATCACACAGGAAGAGCTGACCAAACTCATGGGTGGCACCAAAGTGGAAATCAATTTATCTGGAGACCCTTCTGTAGTATTGATTTCTGGTCTTCAAGGTTCTGGTAAAACTACTTTTTCAGGGAAATTAGCAAGTTTACTTAAGAAACAGGGTAGACAAGTTCTTTTAGTGGCTTGTGATATTTACAGACCGGCTGCGATTGACCAGTTGAAAGTGCTAGGTGAGCAAGTAGGGGTTGAGGTGTATGCGGAGCCAGAAAATAAAAATGCATTAGAAATAGCAAACAATGCGATCGCATATGCTAAGAAATCAGGGAAGAAAACCGTGATTGTCGATACAGCAGGTCGTTTGGCTGTGGATGAGCAAATGATGCAGGAAATTGAGGAGTTGAAAAAAGAGCTCAATCCTTCCGAGACCTTGTTTGTTGTTGACTCCATGACTGGTCAAGATGCTGTAAATACCGCAAAAACTTTTGACGAGCGTTTAGATTTCAATGGGGTGGTGTTGACGAAATTAGATGGTGATACCCGTGGTGGTGCAGCTATTTCTATTCGTCACGTAGTCAATAAACCAATCAAATTCATCTCTACAGGTGAAAAGATGGAGAATATTGACGTATTCCACCCAGATAGAATGGCCCAACGTATTTTGGGTATGGGAGATGTAATCTCCTTAGTAGAACGTGCTCAGCAATCCTTTGATGAGGAAGAGGCCAAAAGGATCAATTCAAAAATCCGAACCAACAGTTTCAATTTTGATGATTTCCTTTCTCAACTAGAGCAGGTGAAGAAAATGGGTAATATCAAAGATTTGATGGGAATGATCCCTGGTATGGGCAAGGCTATGAAGGGCTTGGATATTGATGATGATTCTTTCAAACCTATAGAAGCTATTATCAAAAGTATGACCCCTTTGGAAAGGCAACAACCTGATGTGATCGATGGAAGTAGAAGAAAGCGTATTGCAAATGGATCAGGAAGGACCATTACTGAAGTCAATAATTTGATGAAGCAATTTAGCGATATGCGTAAGATGATGAAGCAGATGAATAAAATGGGCGGGGCTAAAGCAGCCATGAGCCGATTGATGCCAGGAGGCAAAAGATAAAAGTAAAAAGGGAGCTTCAAGCTCCCTTTTTTAATTCTTTAATTCATCCATTTGCTTAGAAACTCAAGGAAAGCTTCTTTGTAATTATCTCCTACGGCAATGTGGTGTTTTCCAATCTGAATTACATTTTTTGAAACCGAATCAATATGATCTAATGAAACAATATAGGATCGGTGTACCCGCATAAAGTGGGAGGAAGGGAGTAGCTCTTCCATACTTTTCAAACTTGTCAAAGAGAGTAGAGGGTTGGGCTTGGAAATTAAATGAACTTTGACATAGTCCTTGTAAGCTTCTACGTAGGCAATATCTTTTAAAATCACTTTCACCAACTGATACTCCACTTTTAAAAAAATGTATTCGGGAACAGCATTAGACTCAGCTAGATTACTGCTGATAGGTGTTGCGGAGTTTAACTTTTCAAAATAGCTAAAAGCCTTTGTGGCAGCATTTAGAAATTCTTCGTAGCTATAAGGCTTTAGCAAATAATCCAAAGCTTCCACTTTATAGCCCTCTATGGCGAATTGATGGTAAGCTGTGGCAAAAATGATTCTTGTCTTATCAGAATTCTTTTTTCCATCCAATACCCTAGCAAGTTCCATCCCGGAAAGATCAGGCATTTGGATGTCCATGAATATTAACTGGACTTCATTTTGGTTGATAAAGCCTAAAGCTTCGATTCCATTACTGAACCGGCCTTCTAGTTGTAGGAAAGAGGTTTGCTCAATGAACTTGCAGATCAAGTCGAGGGCTAATGGCTCGTCATCTATCGCTACACATTTGAGTTTCATGCAAGATTAATTGTAAGGTTTACCCAATACTCATTATTGGATTCTTCTTTACCAAATTTAAGCCGATGTTTTTCAGGATATAATAAAGCAAGCCTTCTCTGAGTATTGACCATGCCAATCCCATTTTCTTTAGCTTCAGGGCTATCTGAGTGGATAGGAAAAATTTGATTTCGAGTTTCAAAAAATAAGGTTTCACCCATTACTTCCAGACGGATGGTTATTTCACATTCCTTCTGACTACTGATTCCATGCTTAAAAGAGTTTTCTAAAAAAGGAAGCAATAACATAGGAGCAATGATATGATCATCTTTGGGCTCTTCTATTTTCAGATTTAATTTGACATTATTCGAAAGCCTCATCTTCATTAACTCAATATAGTCTTGAATAAAGTTGACTTCTTTTTTTAGTAGCGTGACATCCTTTTGATTTTCATACAGTACATATCGCATCATTCTAGAAAGTTTTAATAAAGCTTCCTGTGCTTTTTTCACATCTAGATTGGTGAGTGAATAGATGTTATTTAAGGTGTTAAAGAAGAAATGAGGATTGATCTGTGCTTTTAAATAGGATAGTTCTGTATTGATTTTCTGCTTTTCAAGATCTTGACGTTCCACTTCATCCCGCTGCCATTTTTGTACCAATGCCAAAGAAGTACTTAATCCTATAGATACCATATATAATAGAATCTGGAAGACATCTCCTGGCAACCATCTTCCCCTTGGTGAATAGGGCTTATTTGGATTGAAGAATTCATGCATCTTTTGGGGATACTTAATGAATTGCTCAAAATAAATAATGGAAAAGTAAAAAAGGATAGCCCCTCCCACCACCAATAAGATGTATTGATAGTTTTTTCCTTTAAGAAGAATCCTCGGGACGGTGATGGAAACATTGGAGTAGAAAACTCCAATGAGGAATATGATGAGAAAAACCTGCTTATACCAAAATGCATCTGGTAATTCATTATCTCCCATTCTCCAAGATAGCGGAGATAGCAAGATTAGAATGATGCAGAGCATCAACCAACCAAGTATATGGACGATAAATGAAAGGTTCTTTTTTGAGCTAAATGGAGGCATTTGTTTGTATTTCGATCTGAAACTAAGGAAAAGTCCCTAAACACCTAAAATAAAATCTACCAATCTAAGAATTACATCTCTAGAACATCCATTTGAATAGATAAACCCGTTTATCGGCTGATTTTTGGGTTTAATCCGGCGGTTTCCCTGTTTAGTCGATAAAACTAAAGGAATGGTCTATTACACCGTTAGAGTGTAAAACAATCGGTGTTGTTTTGCTGTACATAACTGTGTAAAGCAACTCAGCAACAACTATCATGAAGAAATTATTTTACTTAACCTTAATTTTTAGCACCATTACTTCGGTGGGGATTTTTGCCCAAAGTACTGATGGGGATAAAAAAACTCCTGCAAGGATTATTGGAGTAGCTAAAGATCAAAATACCGGAGAGGCCGTTCCTTATGCGACTGCCGCTCTTTATAAAGCTGGTACAGAAGAAAACATTGCCGGTGGTGTGGCTGATGATGAAGGGAAGTTCTTTATCACAGGAATGAAGCCAGGATCCTATACTCTTAAAGTAAGCTTTTTGGGATTCGAAACTCAAACAGTAGATAATATTCAGGTTACTTCTCCCAATGGAGATGTGAATCTAGGAGATATTCTTATGGCAGATGAAGGGGTAGCTTTGGAAGAAGTTACTGTCCAAGGCCAAAGAGAATTGATCGAAGAGCGAGTAGATAGAACCATCTATAAAGCAGAAAATGACAAAACTACGGCTGGGGGAGATGGTACAGATGTTCTTAGAAGGGTTCCAATGCTTTCAGTTGATTTGGATGGTAACGTATCCATGAGAGGAAGTAGTAATATCACGGTTTTGATTGATAACAGACCTTCTGCCATTGCGGCAAGCAGTATTACAGATGCATTGAAGCAGATTCCTGCTGATGAAATTAAGGCTGTAGAAGTAATTACTTCGCCTTCCGCTAGGTTTGACGCAGAAGGAACATCTGGGGTGATCAATATTGTGACTAAGAAAAATAACCTTCAAGGTATGTCATTGAATGTTCGTACTGGAACTGGCTTAAGAGGTTCTGATTTAGGTTTGAACGCAAGTGCCAGAAAAGGAAAGTTCGGATTTACTCTTGGAGGTTTTGGCCGTGCAGGGTATAATGTTTTAGGAAGTTTCGAAAACAACCAAGTACTGACCAACCCAGATAATTCTATCTCTACCATTTCTCAATCTGCTGATACGGAAAGAACCTACATGTTTGGTAGATACAATTTTGGAGTGGATTACGAAATCGACAAATACAATTTCTTGACTGGTGCTGTGAACTTTGGTATTAGAAACTCCAAAAATAGCCAAGACAACTTCTTGACTCAAAATTATCTTAATGGAGATTTGGTGAGAAATGCCTTAAGAGAAACTAACTCCAAAGACAATTCTAACTCGATCGACCTGAGTTTGAACTATACCAGAACTTTTGAAAAGAAAGGAAAGGAAATCAGTTTATTGACTTTGTATAGTAGAGATAACCGTGAGAGCTCCTTTATTAACACCTTATTTAATGAAGATTTCCAAACTATTGATTCTAGGTTGAAGAATGACAACCCTAGCAAGAATGAGGAATACACAGTTCAATTGGATTTTGTTGAGCCTTTAGGAAAAGATGGTAAGTCCATCCTAGAATATGGAGCAAAAAATATATTAAGAAAATCAGTTTCTGATTTCACGTATTACCAAGCAGAAGGAGCAGATGGGGAATTTGTGATCAATCCAGATCCAAACATTTCCAATGCATTTAATTATGATCAAAATGTAACTGCTGGGTATGTTTCTTATACCGCTACCTTATTTAAAAATTATACCATCAAGCCAGGATTAAGGTATGAATACACAACCATTAATGCAGATTTTGAAACAGAAGCAGCTGCAGATATCCCTTCTTATGGAACCTTCGTGCCAAGTGTAAACTTGAGCAGAAAAATGAAGAATGGCAACCTGATCAAGGCAGCATATAATAGACGTATTTCTAGACCTTCCATGAGATACTTGAACCCTAATTTGGATGTTTCTAACCCAACACAATGGTCTCAAGGTAACCCAACATTGGATCCAGAATATACAGACAATTACGAAATTGGATATAGTACCTATTTCAAAGAGACGATGTTAAATTTCACAGGTTACTTCAGAAATACTACGGGTTCAATTCAAGCAGTTAGAACAATTCAAAATGATGGAGTGATATTCACTACTTATGAAAACATTGGAGAGGAGCAAGCAATTGGTGTGAATATCTTTACAAATATCAACATCAGTAGCAAGTTCTCTTTGAACGGTAGTATTGAAACATATTACTCTATGCTTGATAATGGTTTGACCGATCCTCTATACGCTGCATCTAATCAAGGGTTTGTAGTTTCAGGTCGTATGTTTGGTAACTATTCCTTACCAAAAGACTGGCAGATTCAATTGTTCACATTTGCTAGAGGTAGTAGAGTTCAGCTTCAAGGTACTTCTGGTGGTTTTGCAGCTTATGGTTTAGGTATCAACAAGCAGTTTAACGAGAAGAGAGGAAGTATTGGATTTGGAGCAGATAACTTCCTGTCTAAAGAGTTTACAGTAAGAAATGAAATCGTTACTCCTACGATCGTTCAAAACAGTACGAACGTGATGCGAAACATGAATTTCAAAATCAACTTTAGCTACAGAATAGGAAAGTTGAGTATGGATCAAAGATCAAGAAGGAAGAAATCCATCAATAATGATGATCTGAAAAGTGGAGGAGATGGAAACGATATGAACCAAGGTGGTGGTGCTACTGGGGTTTCAAATAATAAATAATTGAATTAACATGCTGGGTTTGAGGTTGCTCAAATCCAGCTTTCATAAAACATCAAAAAAACTATTTTAGATAGATTGGGTATAAACAAAAAAGCCAACCTTTTTGAGGTTGGCTTTTTTTATGTTTTGGGATTCTTATTTGTAGCTTACTTTTTTGATTGCGTCTACCGTTCTTTGAACGTTTGGAATAGTCACATCAATATAAGTAGGAGAGTAACTCAAAGGAATATCCATAGAGTTTACTCTAACTATTGGTGCATCTAAATAATCAAATGCATATCTCTGAAAATGATAGGTTAATTCAGATGAAATAGCCGCCAATGGATTTGCTTCCTCTACAATTACTGCTCTATTTGTTTTCTTAAGGGATTCAACGCAAGTAGCATAATCGATAGGTCGTACAGTTCTTAGGTCAATTACCTCACAGTCGATACCTTCTTTTGCCATTTCTTCTGCTGCTTGAAGCGCTACTTTCATCATTTTACCAAAAGAAATAACAGTCACATCATTTCCTTTTCTTTTGATGTCAGCTATTCCAATAGGAAGTAAATATTCCCCATCAGGCACTTCGCCTTTATCACTGTACATGACTTCAGACTCCATGAAAATTACTGGATCTGGGTCACGTATTGCCGCTTTTAATAAACCTTTGGCATCGTATGGATTAGAAGGAACAATTACCTTCAAGCCAGGAGTATTTGCAAACCAGTTTTCAAAGTTGGAAGAGTGCGTAGCTCCCAGTTGACCTGCGTTTCCAGTAGGACCTCTAAATACGATAGGCACACTATAGGCCCCGCCTGTCATTGCTAGCATTTTTGCAGCTGAATTGATGATTTGATCAATGGCAACCAAAGAAAAGTTGAATGTCATGAACTCGATGATAGGTTTTAGGCCATTCATGGCTGCACCTACCCCTAATCCTGCAAAACCAAGTTCTGCAATCGGAGTGTCATAAATTCTTTCAGGGCCGAACTCATCTAGCATCCCCTGTGACACTTTATATGCACCGTTATATTCAGCAACTTCTTCGCCCATTAAAAAAACGCTCTTATCACGTCTCATTTCTTCAGACATGGCCTCTCTCAGGGCTTCACGAAACTGTAATTCTCTCATTAGTGTAAGACAAAATTTGGTTCGTAAAAATAGAAAGGAATTGGGCAATTGCAAAAATACACCGCGTGATTAATATTCTTATTTAACCCAAATAGACAGTTTTGGTGTTTACAAATTCCAAAATGCCATATCTGCCTAGCTCTCGACCAAATCCGGATTTTTTGATGCCGCCAAAAGGGAGGTGAGGATTAGAAGCAACCATGGAGTTGATAAATACAGCTCCACTTTCAATTTTACTCGCCAGTAACTCTCCCTTCTTGAGGTCTTTAGTCCAAATTGAGCTGCCTAGTCCAAATTCAGAATCATTTGCCAACTTGATGGCTTCTTCCTCATTTTTTACAGAAAACAGGGTGGCTACTGGCCCAAAAAGCTCTTCCGAATAGGCTGGAGAATTTGAAGAAATGTCCGTTAAAACGGTGGGAGTGAATAATGCTTTCCCATCCTCAGGTTTTACTCCCCCTACTAGCACTTTTGCTCCTTTTTCTACACTCGTTTTCACTTGATCATACAACTCTGACGCTAAATCAGCTCTAGCCATACATGCATAATCTGATTTTTCATCCAAAGGATCACCTTGATTCAATTCTTTTAATTTTCCAGAGAAAAGTTCTACAAATTTGGAATAGACGTCTTGTTCTATAATAAACCGTTTGGCAGCAATACAACTTTGTCCATTGTTGATCATTCTGGCCTTGACGGCAGTTTCAGCTGCTAAATCAATGTCTGCGTCTTTTAAAACGATAAAAGGGTCGCTTCCCCCAAGCTCCAAAACGGCTTTTTTGATGTTTTTCGCCGCTTCAGATGCTACACTGGCACCTGCTTTTTCGCTTCCAGTAAGTGTGACGGCTTTGATGATTGGATTGGAAATTACTTGAGTTGTGGCTTTTGAGTCAATCAATAAACTTTGAAAAACACCTTTTGGGAATCCTGCTCGTTCGAAAACCTCCTCAATTGCCAAAGAACATTGCGGGACATTCGATGCATGTTTTAAGAGTCCGGTATTTCCAGCCATCAAAGTGGGTGCAGCAAAACGAAAAACCTGCCAAAAAGGGAAATTCCAAGGCATTACTGCTAATACAGCGCCTATGGGTTCATGGCTAAGTTTTGCCTTCTTTCCATCTGGTAATTCGATGGGTTCATCTTGAAGGAATTCAGATGCGTTTTTGGAATAATACTCACAGACCCAAGCGCATTTTTCCACTTCTGCTACGGATTCTTTGATTACTTTGCCCATTTCTAAAGAAATGATGTTGGCATATTTCTGTTTTTCCTTTAGTAGCTGTTTTCCCGCATTTGACATGAGTTCAGCGCGTTCAGAAAAAGATGTGTTTTTCCAATTATTGTAGGTTTGATCTGACAATTCTAACTTTTCCCGAATTCCAGGTTCATTTAAAGAGGGATAGCTTTTTAACAATTCTCCAGTGTATGGATTAACCGATTTGATTTCACTCATTTTTTTGTTGGTTTGCCTTCTTTCATCCAGTTGTCGATTCCACCTTCCAATAGATAGACATGCTTAAAACCAGATTCCTTCATGTATGTTGCGGCCTTTGCTTGCCGGATACCGGATTTACAATAGACCACATAGGATTTATTTTTGTCTAGATTTTCTATTTGTTTTTGAAAATCATCTCCCAAAAAGTTGGTAAGCATGGCTCCATTTATGTGACCTTCAGCATATTCTTCTGGTGTTCTGACATCTAAAATAACCGGTTGCGAATTTTGGGATAACAGCTCCTCAAATTCCTTGACAGAAATGTCCTTGATCGGTTCGTCTTTGGATTCAGTTGAACAGGCAACAAGGATCGACATTAAGAGGAAAGCAAGGAAAGTTTTTAGATAAGATTTCATGGGTGAATTGTTTGAAGTGAACTTTTTGAGGGCCAAATTGAAAGGAATTTAAGTCCTTTATTTATAAATGTCCACTAAGATTGCACTCATTTCTGATTCACACAGCTTTATTGATCACAAAACCCTTACCTATTTACAAGAAGTAGATGAGATTTGGCATGCGGGGGATATTGGAGACCCTAAAGTAATGGAGTCCCTTCCTAAAGGAAAGCTTATTAGGGCCGTTTTTGGGAATATAGATGATATGGGAATTCAACAAACTTATCCAGAATGGGAATGCTGGGAGACTGAGGGAGTGACTGTTTTGATGACTCACATTGGGGGGAAACCTCCACGATATGCGAAAGGAGTGAAGTCAAAAATCAAGGAATTCAGCCCCCAACTTTTTATTTGTGGACATTCTCATATTTGCAAGGTGGAGTTTGATCCTGCTTTAAACTGTCTGTATATGAACCCTGGAGCAATCGGTCAACAAGGATTTCATCATATGCGTACAATGCTGCTATTTGAATTGGAGCAAGGGAAAGTGAAAGATCTAAAAGTGGTGGAATTAGGAAAAAGAGGGAAATAAAAAAGGCGATCGTTAGATCGCCTTTATACCTTACGGTGAAGGTCAATTATTTTTCAAAAGACTTTTTTAATTCTTCAACGTCCACGTTTTTGATTACTGGCTTAGCGCTCAGTTGCTTGATTTTAATTACGCGAGTATTTTGAGACAATCTTTTTCTTTTCAACTTTCTCTTTAATGTAGTAACTGCCATGGTCGTATATTTTTATATGTTTTTATTCCGAAACGAAGCGCAAAATTAAGAAAACAAATCTTTTTAGCCTAGTATATTCTTGAAATAAATTCTAATTGATTTCAATTAAGGGGGCTGTTTCCCATTTTTTAAATAAATTTGAAGTCTAAATCACCAGATTAAGCATGCAAAAACCTAGTCTTCCAAAAGGAACAAGAGATTTTGGGCCAATACAAATGGCTCGAAGAAATTTTATTCTAAATACGATTAAAGACACTTTTCAGCTATTTGGATACCAACAGATTGAGACTCCTGCCATGGAGAACCTGAGTACCCTGACAGGGAAATATGGGGATGAAGGAGATCAGTTGCTTTTCAAGATTTTAAATAGCGGTGATTTTCTTAAAAAAGTCAATTCAGAGGACATTGCTTCAGGAGCAGCTGCCACTTTACCAAAAGTGGCAGAAAAGGGACTTCGATATGATTTAACAGTTCCCTTTGCGCGATTTGTGGTGATGAACAGAAATGAATTGACTTTTCCATTTAAAAGATTTCAGATTCAGCCGGTTTGGAGAGCTGACCGACCACAAAAGGGGAGATATAGGGAGTTTTACCAATGTGATGCAGATGTGGTAGGTACGGATAGCTTAGTTTGTGAGGCGGAGATTATTCTAATGATTCGTAATGTCTTTGCTAAGCTTGGACTTTCCAATTATGATATAAAAGTCAATAATCGGAAAATATTGACTGGGATTTCTGAAGCCATCGGGGAGGCAGGCAAAGAAGGGTCTCTATGTGTAGCGATAGATAAACTAGATAAGATAGGTTGGCAAAAAGTCAAAGAGGAACTAGGTGAACGAGGATTTGCTTCCCACTCTGTAGATAAATTGGAGCCTCTAGTCCAGTTGAAAACGGATCTGAAAGGGAAAATTGCCTTTTTAAAGGATTTCTTAGCGACTAGTGAAGTGGGGTTGAAAGGCGTTTCTGAATTAGAGGAAATGCTTGATATTCTTGATCAGATGGGGGCGAATTTAGAGCATGTGGATTTTGATATTATGCTAGCAAGAGGTTTGTCCTATTATACAGGAGCTATTTTTGAAGTAAAAGTGAATGGAGTTTCAATAGGCTCCGTAAGTGGCGGTGGTCGATACGATAATTTGACAGGAGTATTTGGCCTTTCCGGTGTATCTGGAGTGGGATTCTCCTTTGGTGTGGATAGACTTTATGATGTGTTGGAAGAGTTGGATTTGTTTCCAGAGGAAAGCTTAAAAGGAACCACTCTGTTGTTGACCCACTTTGACCAAAAAGGATTCCGTTATGCCTTGAACGTATTGAATCAATTCCGAAATGCAGGAATCAAAGCTGAAATTTATCCTGATGTAGTGAAAGCGAAAAAGCAATTTGATTTTGCCAATAAAAAAGGTATCCCTTTTGTTGGGATTTGTGGAGACAATGAGATTATGACTGAGACCCTTGCTTTGAAGAACTTGGAGACGGGGAATCAGGAAAATTTAAAAGTAGAAGAAGTGATTTCTTTACTTAAAGGGAATTAATCTACTTCCAAAATAGAAGAGACCGGAATCGTTAAACCACCTTTTAAAGAAATGTAATCATTTCCAACAGCCCAAACGGTGGTGTGAGTTTGATAAATGTTTCCGTCAGCTGCTTCAAACGTAAGGTATACTTTTGTTTGAAGGAGGTTTCCTAGCGTCTGAGATCTGAATAGTTTGGAAAGTCTCAACTTCTGTAAATCAGGATCAGGAAGAACTTCTTTTTTGCTGAAAAAGAGGTGTGCAATGTGCTCTTTTTCAATGGATTCTATTGGTTTCATGTAGGTTAAGATTAGATAGTATAAATACTAAAAAACCTATATAAAAGTTACATGTTTTTTAAAAAGGAAGAAACTTTAATTTACAAATGGTTATTATCGTTTTAAAATTGATTTAAATCGTTGATATCCGTCAAAAGCACAGATGCCAAAATTGAAATTGAAATAAAATTTAAAGTAGAGATAAAGAAAAAATATGTTTGATATCATGGGGATGATGGGCAAGATCAAGGAAGCCCAATCGAAAATTAAAGATGCACAGGCAAAATTAGTTCACCTTACAGCAGAAGGTGAATCCGGAGCTGGATTGGTAAAGGTTACGGTAAATGGAAATCGGAAAGTTCTGAAAATCGACATTGATGAATCTTTACTGACACCAAACGATAAAGAAATGCTGAGCGATCTAGTGGTTGCAGCAACCAATATCGCTATGGATGCCATTGAGGTAAAGATTAAAGCCGCTATGAAATCTGCGACAGATGGTGTTATCCCCAATATTCCGGGAATGGACCTTGGCGGGATGTTTGGGTAAAAGTCCAGCAAGTAGAAATTCACATCGTTCTAAGGGTCCATCCTTGCGTGATTCCATTTGACATGGAGAAAATTATAATTAACTCATCATGAAATCCTGTGCAGTAGTCATTCTCAATTACAATGGGGAGGAAATGCTTCAAAAATTTCTTCCTTCTGTAATAGAATATAGCCAATCGGATGTTTGGGTAATTGATAATTCGAGTACTGACCAATCTACTACACTTCTATCAAGAGAATTTCCCCAAGTTAATTTAATCCCATTGAAAGCAAATTTTGGGTATGCAGGGGGGTATAATTGGGGTTTAGAAGAACTAAAGGGGAAATACAAATACTACATACTGCTCAATTCAGATGTGGAGGTGACGCCAGAATGGGATTTGGACCTGGTAGCATCAGCTGACTTAAAATCTGGATATGCAGCCATACAACCTAAAATTCTTTCTTTTCAAAACCCGGATTATTTTGATTATGCCGGTGCAGGAGGAGGATTCATTGATGCTCTAGCTTATCCCTATTGTCGAGGGAGAATTTGGGAACATATTGAAAAGGATGAAGGACAATACGATGATTTTATTGATGTAGATTGGGCATCTGGCGCTTGCATGCTTGTTAATGCCAAGATATTTCATCAAATGAACGGTTTTGATGCGCATTTCTTTGCACACATGGAAGAAATTGATCTTTGTTGGAGAATGAGGAATAAAGGTTGGAAAATCGGATATGATGGAAAAACCAAAGTATATCATGTAGGAGGTGCCACTTTGGCAAGAACTAATCCCAAAAAATTATTTCTTAATATCAGAAATAGTCTTTCTATGATTTTTAAGAATGAAGGGTGGTTGAATTTTGGCTTGATTTTTCTGACAAAATTTTGCCTAGAGATGATGGCTGCTATTTCATTTTTCCTAAAGGGTGAAAAGGCAAATGCACAAGCGATTTGGAAAGGGTATAAAGAGTTTCTAATTCATAGAAACATTTCTGAGGATCAAATTGTGAAAGAAAATAAAGGGAAATCAGTTCCTGGAAAAGGGCCCGTTAAATTCTTAATATTGAATACGGGGATATTGAAGAAAAAGACTTTCCAGTCTCTTTAGTCAAACAAGATTGGATTATTACTTTTTCTGAAGTATTTCCGAATTTTCATCATCATTGCCATACTGACATAAATGATTACTGGTGATCCCATCGTGATGAAGGAGGTATAAATAAAAAATAAACGAATGCTGTCGATAGGGAAGTTTAACTTCTCACCTAATCTGGAACATACTCCAAAAGCCCTTTCTTCAAAGAATAATTTTATCTTTTCCATGGTCTTGTAGTGGTTTAGTAATTTAAATTTATAAAAAATGTTGATCCAAACTATAAAGCAAAATGTTTAATCGATTGTTTTTGAAAACAATAACTTTATTTATCATAACTTTTTTACTTACAGCCTGTGGTTCAAGAATAGTGCCTGAAAGTAATTTTTTGGAGAATTCTGAAATTACCCCTTCTAAATTAGTCTATCAAAGAGATTCTGTACACTTCAACATAAAAGGTGAAATCCCAATCATTTCAGCTTTAAGTCCTAAGAATCCCCGAGTTGAAATTGAGTTAAGGGGATCCAATCAACGAGTTAATTTGGGTGAGCTTGAGCTCCAAAAGGAATTGGGGAAATATACCTATGGAAATAATTTTACCATTCAATACCAACCTTGGATGGAAGGGGCAGTGTTGGAAGCTTTATTTTATCAAGGGAAAGATCAAAGTAGTCCCAATGAAAAGAAGATTTTGGCAAAAGGAGTGATTACAACTCCATTATTGGTAAAAGTAGGAGAAGTAAGGCCGGATGAACCGATTCCCCAGGTGGGATTATATATCCCTACGGGAAGTATGGACAAAGACTTATCCCGGTACTCAGATTTTTCTTTTTATTTTCCCGCAGGATCTTCCAAAGTAGTTGAGACGAATCAAAACCATGCGACTTTAGATAGTCTCAAGAATTTCATTTTACTATATCCCTCAATTTCAGGTATAAAGATTACAGGTATTCAATCTCCTGAAAATAGCGAAGGCAAAAACAGTAAATTGGGGATGGATCGTGCAGAGGCAACGCTGGATTATTTAAAAAAATCTAATA
It encodes:
- a CDS encoding PspC domain-containing protein; its protein translation is MEKIKLFFEERAFGVCSRLGEKLNFPIDSIRLFFIYTSFITMGSPVIIYVSMAMMMKIRKYFRKSNNPILFD
- a CDS encoding glycosyltransferase family 2 protein codes for the protein MKSCAVVILNYNGEEMLQKFLPSVIEYSQSDVWVIDNSSTDQSTTLLSREFPQVNLIPLKANFGYAGGYNWGLEELKGKYKYYILLNSDVEVTPEWDLDLVASADLKSGYAAIQPKILSFQNPDYFDYAGAGGGFIDALAYPYCRGRIWEHIEKDEGQYDDFIDVDWASGACMLVNAKIFHQMNGFDAHFFAHMEEIDLCWRMRNKGWKIGYDGKTKVYHVGGATLARTNPKKLFLNIRNSLSMIFKNEGWLNFGLIFLTKFCLEMMAAISFFLKGEKANAQAIWKGYKEFLIHRNISEDQIVKENKGKSVPGKGPVKFLILNTGILKKKTFQSL